In Streptomyces sp. NBC_00414, a single window of DNA contains:
- a CDS encoding oxidoreductase, producing MTDGAGLRVGELPDDLTAAEAGMWQAFRNGSVYDLRAGDTVVDDPHGGHPWGPERTVRARIVCWLLLNGPPALDGRVASLKLAGIQIVDSLDLAGGTVEPYVEMKGCRFEREILLPESRFTTLRLVDCAIPRLEAARLHTEGDLHLPRCRFHNGIRLTDAHIGTDLLLNQSVIYRDRRDNSLVGDGMTIGQDLQAEMMESHGELSLRGAKVGVSLSLRGSRLANPYGRRALNAPQLTVGRTMYLTPAGVLDPVQTSGRTPARGTRVQRFECEGGIRLDDGRFGDAVDFEQARLTLRDDQEVSLRRVQVPELRFLGRRPQRGRVVLNGARVVTLVDQATSWPGAGQLQMGGFQYESLVPRGPFPLARRLQWVAAATPEYNPEPYERLATVLRNGGEDEDAREVLLAKQRHRRENLPIAARLWGYVQDWTVAYGYRPGRAAIWMGVLWAVTSLAFAHADHPPLKSGEHPPWNPSIFALDLLLPLIDLGQAGYWQLRGGWQWLAAVVILLGWVLATTVAAGATRTLRRG from the coding sequence GTGACCGATGGGGCCGGCCTGCGCGTCGGTGAACTGCCCGACGACCTGACCGCGGCCGAGGCCGGCATGTGGCAGGCGTTCCGCAACGGCAGCGTGTACGACCTCCGTGCCGGGGACACCGTCGTCGACGATCCGCACGGCGGTCACCCCTGGGGCCCGGAGCGCACGGTGCGGGCCCGGATCGTGTGCTGGCTGCTGCTGAACGGGCCTCCCGCGCTCGACGGCCGGGTGGCCTCCCTCAAGCTGGCCGGGATCCAGATCGTCGACTCCCTCGATCTCGCGGGCGGCACCGTCGAGCCGTACGTCGAGATGAAGGGCTGCCGCTTCGAGAGGGAGATCCTGCTGCCGGAGTCCCGGTTCACCACCCTGCGTCTGGTGGACTGCGCGATACCCCGGCTGGAGGCGGCCCGGCTGCACACCGAGGGCGATCTGCACCTGCCGCGCTGCCGCTTCCACAACGGCATCCGACTCACCGACGCGCACATCGGCACGGATCTGCTGCTCAACCAGTCCGTGATCTACCGGGACCGGCGCGACAACTCCCTCGTCGGCGACGGGATGACCATCGGGCAGGACCTGCAGGCCGAGATGATGGAGTCGCACGGCGAGCTGAGCCTGCGCGGCGCGAAGGTGGGCGTCTCGCTCAGCCTGCGCGGCAGCAGGCTGGCCAATCCGTACGGACGCCGGGCGCTGAACGCCCCGCAGCTGACCGTCGGACGCACCATGTATCTGACCCCCGCGGGCGTCCTCGACCCCGTGCAGACCAGCGGCCGGACGCCCGCGCGCGGCACCCGGGTCCAGCGGTTCGAGTGCGAGGGCGGGATCCGGCTCGACGACGGCCGGTTCGGGGACGCGGTGGACTTCGAGCAGGCCCGCCTCACCCTGCGCGACGACCAGGAGGTCTCGCTGCGCCGCGTCCAGGTGCCCGAGCTGCGGTTCCTGGGCCGCCGTCCGCAGCGCGGACGGGTCGTGCTGAACGGGGCGCGGGTCGTCACCCTCGTCGACCAGGCGACCAGCTGGCCGGGCGCGGGCCAGCTGCAGATGGGCGGCTTCCAGTACGAGTCCCTGGTGCCGCGCGGCCCGTTCCCGCTGGCCCGGCGCCTGCAGTGGGTGGCCGCGGCCACTCCCGAGTACAACCCGGAGCCGTACGAGCGCCTCGCCACGGTGCTGCGCAACGGCGGCGAGGACGAGGACGCGCGCGAGGTGCTGCTCGCCAAGCAGCGCCACCGCCGGGAGAACCTGCCGATAGCGGCCAGGCTGTGGGGTTACGTGCAGGACTGGACGGTCGCCTACGGGTACCGGCCGGGGCGTGCGGCCATCTGGATGGGCGTGCTGTGGGCGGTGACCTCCCTCGCCTTCGCGCACGCCGACCATCCGCCGCTCAAGAGCGGCGAGCATCCGCCGTGGAACCCGTCGATCTTCGCCCTGGACCTGCTGCTGCCGCTCATCGACCTCGGCCAGGCCGGCTACTGGCAGCTGCGCGGCGGCTGGCAGTGGCTGGCCGCGGTGGTGATCCTGCTGGGCTGGGTCCTGGCGACGACGGTGGCGGCGGGCGCCACCCGCACGCTCCGCAGAGGCTGA
- the hisD gene encoding histidinol dehydrogenase, with the protein MISRIDLRGDALPEGPALRDLLPRADFDVSAALEKVRPICEAVHHRGDAALIDYAERFDGVRLESVRVPVRALTDALDQLDPAVRAALEESIRRARIVHREQRRTTHTTQVVPGGSVTEKWVPVDRVGLYAPGGRSVYPSSVIMNVVPAQEAGVESIALASPAQADFGGLPHPTILAACALLGIDEVYAAGGATAVAMFAYGTESCAPADMVTGPGNIWVAAAKRYFAGRIGIDAEAGPTEIAILADESADPVHVASDLISQAEHDPLAAAVLVTDSVALADAVAKELEPQVAATKHVEDRIVPALAGRQSAIVLVDGVEEGLRVVNAYGAEHLEIQTADAGAVAERVRNAGAVFVGPWAPVSLGDYAAGSNHVLPTGGCACHSSGLSVQSFLRGIHIVDYTRDALAEVAHHVVTLAEAEDLPAHGAAVKARFGWKVPGK; encoded by the coding sequence GTGATCTCTCGAATCGATCTGCGCGGCGACGCCCTTCCCGAGGGCCCCGCCCTGCGCGACCTGCTGCCCCGAGCCGACTTCGACGTCTCGGCCGCCCTGGAGAAGGTGCGTCCGATCTGCGAGGCCGTGCATCATCGGGGCGACGCGGCGCTGATCGACTACGCGGAGAGGTTCGACGGCGTACGCCTGGAGTCCGTACGGGTCCCCGTGCGGGCCCTCACGGACGCGCTCGACCAGCTCGACCCGGCCGTCCGCGCGGCCCTGGAGGAGTCGATCCGCCGCGCCCGCATCGTCCACCGCGAGCAGCGCCGCACCACGCACACCACCCAGGTGGTCCCCGGCGGCTCGGTCACCGAGAAGTGGGTGCCCGTCGACCGCGTCGGCCTGTACGCGCCCGGCGGCCGGTCGGTCTACCCCTCCTCCGTGATCATGAACGTGGTCCCGGCGCAGGAGGCCGGCGTCGAGTCGATCGCGCTCGCCTCGCCCGCCCAGGCCGACTTCGGCGGCCTGCCGCACCCGACGATCCTGGCCGCCTGCGCGCTGCTCGGCATCGACGAGGTGTACGCGGCCGGCGGCGCGACCGCCGTGGCGATGTTCGCGTACGGCACCGAGTCCTGCGCCCCCGCCGACATGGTCACCGGACCCGGCAACATCTGGGTCGCCGCCGCCAAGCGCTACTTCGCCGGCCGGATCGGCATCGACGCCGAGGCCGGACCGACCGAGATCGCGATCCTCGCCGACGAGAGCGCCGACCCGGTGCACGTCGCCTCCGACCTGATCAGCCAGGCCGAGCACGACCCCCTCGCCGCCGCCGTCCTCGTCACCGACTCGGTCGCGCTGGCCGACGCGGTCGCCAAGGAGCTGGAGCCGCAGGTCGCCGCCACCAAGCACGTCGAGGACCGGATCGTCCCGGCGCTCGCCGGCCGGCAGTCCGCGATCGTGCTGGTCGACGGTGTGGAGGAGGGCCTGCGGGTCGTCAACGCGTACGGCGCCGAGCACCTGGAGATCCAGACGGCCGACGCGGGCGCCGTGGCCGAAAGGGTCAGGAACGCCGGCGCGGTCTTCGTCGGACCCTGGGCGCCCGTCTCCCTCGGCGACTACGCGGCCGGCTCCAACCACGTCCTGCCGACCGGCGGCTGCGCCTGCCACTCCTCGGGGCTGTCCGTGCAGTCCTTCCTGCGCGGCATCCACATCGTCGACTACACGCGCGACGCGCTCGCCGAGGTCGCCCACCACGTGGTGACACTGGCGGAGGCGGAGGACCTCCCCGCCCACGGCGCCGCGGTCAAGGCCCGGTTCGGCTGGAAGGTGCCAGGCAAGTGA
- a CDS encoding histidinol-phosphate transaminase, which produces MSTSDISPGSSVGIDDLPVRDELRGKSPYGAPQLDVPVRLNTNENPYPLPEALVERITERVREAARNLNRYPDRDAVELRTELAAYLTKTTKYVVGVENVWAANGSNEVIQQLLQTFGGPGRTAIGFEPSYSMHGLISRGTGTGWISGPRNDDFTIDPAEAAKAVAEHRPDVVFITTPNNPTGNAVPPETVLALYEAAQAARAETGGAMVVVDEAYVEFSHGESLLPLLEGRPNLVVSRTMSKAFGAAGLRLGYLAAHPAVVDAVQLVRLPYHLSAVTQATALAALEHTDTLLGYVEHLKTERDRLVDALRVLGFEVTESDANFVQFGRFDGEQGSHEAWRRILDRGVLVRDNGVPGWLRVTAGTPAENDAFLDAVRELSRALPRELPKSAGDTPAPPKEQSA; this is translated from the coding sequence GTGAGTACCTCCGACATCTCCCCCGGCAGCTCCGTCGGTATCGACGACCTGCCCGTCCGCGACGAGCTGCGCGGGAAGTCCCCGTACGGCGCGCCCCAGCTCGACGTGCCCGTACGGCTCAACACCAACGAGAACCCGTACCCGCTGCCCGAGGCGCTCGTCGAGCGGATCACCGAGCGGGTGCGCGAGGCGGCCCGGAACCTCAACCGCTACCCCGACCGGGACGCGGTGGAGCTGCGCACCGAACTGGCCGCCTATCTGACGAAGACCACCAAGTACGTGGTCGGCGTCGAGAACGTCTGGGCGGCCAACGGCTCGAACGAGGTCATCCAGCAGCTGCTGCAGACCTTCGGCGGGCCCGGCCGCACCGCCATCGGCTTCGAGCCCTCGTACTCGATGCACGGACTGATCTCGCGCGGCACCGGCACCGGATGGATCTCAGGACCACGCAACGACGACTTCACGATCGACCCGGCCGAGGCCGCGAAGGCCGTCGCCGAGCACCGGCCCGACGTCGTGTTCATCACCACCCCCAACAACCCCACGGGCAACGCCGTTCCACCCGAAACGGTCCTCGCGCTGTACGAGGCGGCGCAGGCGGCACGGGCCGAAACCGGTGGCGCGATGGTCGTCGTCGACGAGGCCTACGTCGAGTTCAGTCACGGTGAGTCACTGCTGCCGCTGCTCGAAGGTCGGCCGAATCTCGTCGTGTCCCGCACCATGTCGAAGGCCTTCGGCGCGGCCGGGCTGCGCCTCGGCTATCTCGCCGCCCACCCCGCGGTCGTGGACGCCGTCCAGCTCGTACGGCTGCCCTACCACCTGTCGGCCGTCACCCAGGCGACCGCGCTGGCCGCCCTGGAGCACACCGACACGCTGCTCGGGTACGTCGAGCACCTGAAGACCGAGCGGGACCGGCTGGTCGACGCACTGCGCGTCCTCGGCTTCGAGGTCACCGAGTCCGACGCCAACTTCGTCCAGTTCGGGCGGTTCGACGGCGAGCAGGGCTCGCACGAGGCCTGGCGGCGGATCCTGGACCGGGGCGTCCTGGTCCGGGACAACGGCGTACCGGGATGGCTGCGGGTCACCGCCGGCACCCCGGCCGAGAACGACGCGTTCCTCGACGCGGTCCGTGAGCTGTCGCGCGCTTTGCCGCGCGAGTTGCCGAAATCCGCGGGGGACACCCCCGCACCCCCGAAGGAGCAGAGCGCATGA
- the hisB gene encoding imidazoleglycerol-phosphate dehydratase HisB, with protein sequence MSRVGRVERITKETSVVVEIDLDGSGKVDVSTGVGFYDHMLDQLGRHGLFDLTVKTDGDLHIDSHHTIEDTALALGGAFKQALGDKVGIYRFGNCTVPLDESLAQVTVDLSGRPYLVHTEPEKMAPMIGEYDTTMTRHILESFVAQAQIALHVHVPYGRNAHHIVECQFKALARALRYASERDPRAAGILPSTKGAL encoded by the coding sequence ATGAGCCGCGTAGGCCGTGTCGAACGGATCACCAAGGAGACCTCCGTCGTCGTCGAGATCGATCTCGACGGCAGCGGAAAGGTCGATGTGTCGACTGGCGTCGGCTTCTACGACCACATGCTCGACCAGCTCGGCCGGCACGGTCTGTTCGACCTGACCGTGAAGACCGACGGCGATCTGCACATCGACTCGCACCACACCATCGAGGACACCGCCCTCGCGCTGGGCGGCGCCTTCAAGCAGGCGCTCGGCGACAAGGTCGGCATCTACCGCTTCGGCAACTGCACCGTCCCGCTGGACGAGTCGCTCGCCCAGGTGACCGTCGACCTCTCCGGGCGCCCCTACCTCGTGCACACCGAGCCCGAGAAGATGGCGCCGATGATCGGCGAGTACGACACGACGATGACCCGGCACATCCTGGAGTCCTTCGTCGCCCAGGCGCAGATCGCCCTGCACGTGCACGTGCCGTACGGGCGCAACGCGCACCACATCGTGGAGTGCCAGTTCAAGGCGCTCGCCCGCGCCCTGCGGTACGCCTCCGAGCGCGACCCGCGCGCGGCGGGCATCCTTCCCTCCACGAAGGGCGCGCTGTAG
- the hisH gene encoding imidazole glycerol phosphate synthase subunit HisH — protein MELSTSSKRVVVFDYGFGNVRSAERALARTGAEVEITRDFDTAMNADGLLVPGVGAFAACMKGLRDARGDWIVGRRLAGGRPVMGICVGMQILFERGIEHGVETEGLDEWPGSVEPLQADIVPHMGWNTVESPAGTQLFAGLDDDARFYFVHSYAVHDWSLETANPAMRSPLVTWSTHGKPFVAAVENGALWATQFHPEKSGDAGAQLLTNWIGTL, from the coding sequence GTGGAATTGAGTACCTCTTCAAAGCGCGTGGTCGTCTTCGACTACGGCTTCGGGAACGTCAGGTCCGCCGAACGCGCACTCGCGCGCACGGGCGCCGAGGTCGAGATAACGCGCGACTTCGACACGGCCATGAACGCCGACGGGCTGCTGGTGCCGGGCGTCGGTGCCTTCGCCGCCTGCATGAAGGGCCTGCGGGACGCGCGCGGCGACTGGATCGTCGGACGCCGCCTCGCCGGCGGCCGACCTGTCATGGGCATCTGCGTCGGCATGCAGATCCTCTTCGAACGCGGCATCGAGCACGGCGTCGAGACCGAGGGCCTCGACGAGTGGCCGGGATCGGTCGAACCGCTCCAGGCCGACATCGTGCCCCACATGGGCTGGAACACCGTCGAGTCCCCGGCGGGCACCCAGCTCTTCGCCGGCCTCGACGACGACGCCCGCTTCTACTTCGTGCACTCGTACGCCGTCCACGACTGGTCCCTGGAGACCGCGAACCCGGCGATGCGCTCACCGCTCGTCACCTGGTCCACGCACGGCAAGCCCTTCGTGGCGGCCGTCGAGAACGGCGCCCTGTGGGCCACCCAGTTCCACCCCGAAAAGTCCGGCGACGCCGGAGCCCAGCTGCTCACCAACTGGATCGGAACCCTGTAG
- the priA gene encoding bifunctional 1-(5-phosphoribosyl)-5-((5-phosphoribosylamino)methylideneamino)imidazole-4-carboxamide isomerase/phosphoribosylanthranilate isomerase PriA: MAKLELLPAVDVRDGQAVRLVHGESGTETSYGSPLEAALAWQRSGAEWLHLVDLDAAFGTGDNRALIAEVARAMDIKVELSGGIRDDDTLAAALATGCTRVNLGTAALETPEWVAKIIAEHGDKIAVGLDVRGTTLRGRGWTRDGGDLYETLERLDKEGCARYVVTDIAKDGTLQGPNLELLKNVCAATDRPVVASGGVSSLDDLRAIAELVPLGVEGSIVGKALYAKAFTLEEALAAVAE; this comes from the coding sequence ATGGCCAAGCTCGAACTCCTCCCCGCCGTCGACGTCCGTGACGGCCAGGCCGTCCGGCTCGTGCACGGCGAGTCCGGTACGGAGACCTCGTACGGCTCGCCGCTGGAGGCGGCCCTCGCCTGGCAGCGGTCGGGCGCCGAGTGGCTGCATCTGGTGGACCTGGACGCCGCGTTCGGCACGGGCGACAACCGCGCGCTGATCGCCGAGGTCGCCCGCGCCATGGATATCAAGGTGGAGCTGTCCGGCGGCATCCGTGACGACGACACGCTCGCCGCGGCCCTCGCCACCGGCTGCACCCGGGTGAACCTCGGCACCGCGGCCCTGGAGACCCCCGAGTGGGTCGCCAAGATCATCGCCGAGCACGGCGACAAGATCGCGGTCGGCCTCGACGTACGCGGCACCACCCTGCGCGGCCGCGGCTGGACCCGCGACGGCGGCGACCTCTACGAGACGCTGGAGCGCCTCGACAAGGAGGGCTGCGCGCGCTACGTCGTCACCGACATCGCCAAGGACGGCACGCTCCAGGGCCCGAACCTGGAGCTCCTTAAGAACGTCTGCGCGGCCACCGACCGCCCCGTGGTCGCCTCCGGCGGCGTGTCCTCGCTGGACGACCTCCGCGCCATCGCCGAACTCGTGCCCCTCGGCGTCGAGGGCTCGATCGTCGGAAAGGCCCTCTACGCCAAGGCGTTCACCCTGGAAGAGGCGCTCGCGGCGGTGGCCGAGTGA
- a CDS encoding RidA family protein, with protein MSAVRRVTTGAPWEEAFGYSRAVELPNGLVLVSGCTSVVDGQIAGGDPYEQAVNSFKVALAALEQLGLGREHVVRTRMYLTHARDVEDIGRAHKEFFDAVRPAASMIIVSGFVDPGLVVEVEVEAYREAAPGPRGESAS; from the coding sequence GTGAGCGCCGTACGACGCGTCACGACCGGCGCCCCCTGGGAGGAGGCCTTCGGCTACTCCCGCGCGGTGGAACTCCCGAACGGCCTGGTGCTGGTCTCCGGCTGCACCTCCGTGGTCGACGGCCAGATCGCCGGGGGAGACCCGTACGAGCAGGCCGTCAACTCCTTCAAGGTCGCCCTCGCGGCCCTGGAGCAGCTCGGCCTCGGCCGCGAGCACGTCGTCCGTACGCGCATGTACCTCACGCACGCCCGTGACGTGGAGGACATCGGGCGCGCCCACAAGGAGTTCTTCGACGCGGTCCGGCCGGCCGCCTCCATGATCATCGTCTCCGGCTTCGTGGACCCCGGTCTGGTGGTCGAGGTCGAGGTGGAGGCGTACCGGGAGGCGGCACCGGGCCCTCGGGGGGAGTCCGCCTCATGA
- the hisF gene encoding imidazole glycerol phosphate synthase subunit HisF translates to MTLAVRVIPCLDVDNGRVVKGVNFQNLRDAGDPVEMAKVYDAEGADELTFLDITASSGNRETTYDVVRRTAEQVFIPLTVGGGVRTAEDVDKLLRAGADKVGVNTAAIARPDLIREIAERFGRQVLVLSVDARRTPEGTFEVTTHGGRKGTGIDAVEWAHRAAELGAGEILLNSMDADGTKDGYDIEMIEAVRKHVTVPVIASGGAGSLADFPPAVTAGADAVLAASVFHFGDLRIGQVKQVLREAGHPVR, encoded by the coding sequence ATGACCCTCGCCGTACGAGTCATCCCCTGCCTGGACGTCGACAACGGCCGGGTCGTCAAGGGCGTCAACTTCCAGAACCTGCGCGACGCGGGCGACCCCGTCGAGATGGCCAAGGTGTACGACGCCGAGGGCGCCGACGAACTGACGTTCCTGGACATCACCGCGTCCTCCGGCAACCGCGAGACCACCTACGACGTGGTGCGCCGCACCGCCGAGCAGGTGTTCATCCCGCTCACGGTGGGCGGCGGTGTGCGCACCGCCGAGGACGTCGACAAGCTGCTGCGGGCCGGCGCGGACAAGGTCGGCGTCAACACGGCCGCCATCGCCCGCCCCGACCTGATCCGCGAGATCGCGGAGCGGTTCGGCCGGCAGGTGCTGGTCCTGTCGGTGGACGCGCGCAGGACTCCCGAGGGCACCTTCGAGGTGACCACCCACGGCGGTCGCAAGGGCACCGGCATCGACGCCGTCGAGTGGGCGCACCGGGCCGCCGAGCTGGGCGCGGGCGAGATCCTGCTCAACTCGATGGACGCCGACGGCACCAAGGACGGCTACGACATCGAGATGATCGAGGCCGTACGCAAGCACGTGACGGTGCCGGTCATCGCCTCCGGCGGCGCCGGCAGCCTCGCCGACTTCCCGCCGGCCGTCACCGCGGGCGCGGACGCCGTGCTCGCCGCCTCCGTCTTCCACTTCGGGGATCTGCGGATCGGCCAGGTCAAGCAGGTGCTGCGGGAGGCGGGACACCCCGTGCGGTAA
- a CDS encoding helix-turn-helix domain-containing protein, with amino-acid sequence MSGTENQPITDLGTLKALAHPLRMHLYRGLCVARTATASQLAEQVDEAVSLVSYHLRKLAEHGLIEAAEPQSGDARERWWQPASQGVSIRDKDFRDAPERAAAHLAATRLFHQQRSDMYRRHLDERLTWGPEWNSATSDNESLLRLTAAELTELSAELLALAKKYDERGRAAEAAGETEGRENVALHARAFPFRT; translated from the coding sequence ATGAGCGGCACGGAGAACCAACCGATCACGGACCTGGGCACCCTCAAGGCCCTGGCCCATCCGCTGCGGATGCACTTGTACCGGGGGCTGTGCGTGGCCCGCACCGCCACCGCCTCCCAGCTCGCCGAACAGGTCGACGAAGCGGTCTCCCTGGTCAGCTACCACCTGCGCAAGCTCGCCGAGCACGGGCTGATCGAGGCGGCCGAACCGCAGAGCGGTGACGCCCGCGAGCGCTGGTGGCAGCCCGCCTCACAGGGCGTGAGCATCAGGGACAAGGACTTCCGGGACGCGCCCGAGCGGGCCGCCGCGCACCTGGCCGCCACCAGGCTCTTCCACCAGCAGCGGTCCGACATGTACCGCCGCCACCTCGACGAGCGCCTCACCTGGGGCCCCGAGTGGAACTCCGCCACCTCGGACAACGAGTCCCTGCTGCGGCTGACCGCCGCCGAACTGACCGAGCTGAGCGCGGAGCTGCTCGCCCTCGCCAAGAAGTACGACGAGAGGGGACGAGCCGCGGAAGCGGCCGGCGAGACCGAGGGGCGCGAGAACGTCGCGCTGCACGCACGCGCGTTCCCGTTCCGCACCTGA
- a CDS encoding MFS transporter translates to MTVTPAISAYAPPAGDRPAHRDPDVLRWLGAYASSAIGDNIYYVALSWAAVQSGTPSQAGLVMAVSAVPRALLMLGGGVIADRFGPRRVLITSTGVRCAVVAAVAVLLLVSSPGLWLLGLLALVFGVVDAVLMPALGALPARITARGQLARVQGMRGMASRLANVLGAPLGGLGVALGGAAAAFGAAALLFAVALPLLTAVRMGRRPEQPSEEPAGQEPPARPTAARELRDGLRHIRRNPVLARLMVVIALSDLGFVGPLNVGLALLADERGWGAAGMGWVLAGFGAGAGTASLLLTIRGRVPRAGLVLSVTIAVGAAAVGALAFVPTVLAAVGVALAVGLLAGLSGALCGALMQTESDPAFVGRVTSVASLFSLGLAPLTFPVTGAAIALWGTGPVFAASAGVCALGGLAGLCSGALRHAELPR, encoded by the coding sequence GTGACCGTCACCCCCGCGATCTCCGCATACGCTCCGCCGGCCGGGGACCGCCCCGCCCACCGCGACCCCGACGTCCTGCGCTGGCTGGGCGCGTACGCCTCCTCGGCGATCGGCGACAACATCTACTACGTGGCGCTGTCCTGGGCCGCCGTGCAGTCCGGTACGCCCTCGCAGGCCGGGCTCGTGATGGCCGTGAGCGCCGTACCGCGCGCCCTGCTCATGCTGGGCGGGGGAGTGATCGCCGACCGCTTCGGCCCGCGCCGCGTGCTGATCACCAGCACCGGCGTGCGGTGCGCGGTGGTGGCCGCCGTCGCCGTCCTGCTGCTGGTGAGCAGCCCCGGACTGTGGCTGCTCGGACTGCTCGCCCTGGTCTTCGGAGTGGTCGACGCCGTGCTCATGCCCGCGCTCGGGGCGCTGCCGGCCAGGATCACCGCCCGCGGCCAGCTGGCCCGCGTACAGGGCATGCGCGGCATGGCGAGCCGTCTCGCCAACGTCCTGGGCGCCCCGCTCGGCGGCCTCGGAGTGGCCCTCGGGGGAGCCGCGGCGGCCTTCGGCGCGGCGGCGCTGCTCTTCGCGGTGGCGCTGCCGCTGCTCACGGCCGTCCGGATGGGGCGGCGGCCGGAACAGCCGTCGGAGGAGCCCGCCGGACAGGAGCCGCCCGCCCGGCCGACGGCCGCGCGCGAACTGCGGGACGGGCTGCGCCACATCCGGCGGAACCCCGTCCTCGCCCGGCTCATGGTGGTCATCGCGCTGAGCGACCTGGGCTTCGTCGGACCGCTGAACGTCGGCCTGGCCCTGCTCGCGGACGAGCGCGGCTGGGGCGCCGCCGGGATGGGCTGGGTACTGGCCGGATTCGGGGCCGGGGCGGGCACGGCGTCCCTGCTGCTGACGATACGGGGGCGGGTGCCGAGGGCGGGACTGGTGCTGTCCGTGACGATCGCCGTCGGGGCCGCCGCCGTCGGGGCGCTCGCGTTCGTGCCCACGGTCCTCGCCGCGGTCGGCGTGGCGCTCGCCGTGGGGCTGCTCGCAGGACTGAGCGGGGCGTTGTGCGGGGCGCTGATGCAGACCGAGTCGGATCCCGCGTTCGTCGGCCGGGTGACCTCCGTGGCGAGCCTCTTCAGCCTCGGGCTCGCCCCGCTCACGTTCCCGGTGACCGGCGCGGCGATCGCGCTCTGGGGGACCGGACCCGTCTTCGCCGCCAGCGCGGGCGTGTGCGCGCTCGGCGGGCTGGCCGGGCTGTGCTCCGGGGCGTTGCGCCACGCGGAACTTCCCCGGTAG
- a CDS encoding TIGR03085 family metal-binding protein has protein sequence MSTHAKRERLLLADLLEAEGPDAPTLCEGWNTRDLAAHVVVRERRPDAAGGILIKQLASRLDRVMAEFAAKPYEELVQLIRTGPPRFSPFSLKQIDEASNAIEFYVHTEDVRRARPDWVPRVLDPVFQDALWSRLERAARLMGRGAPTGLVLRRPDGQTVVAHKGTPVVTVTGDPSELVLFAHGRQGVADVEVDGDKDAIAKLQETKQLGL, from the coding sequence ATGTCGACCCATGCGAAGCGTGAACGACTTCTCCTCGCCGATCTGTTGGAGGCCGAGGGACCGGACGCCCCGACTCTGTGCGAGGGCTGGAACACCCGTGATCTCGCCGCCCATGTCGTGGTGCGCGAGCGCCGCCCCGATGCCGCCGGCGGCATCCTGATCAAGCAGCTCGCCTCACGTCTCGACCGGGTGATGGCTGAGTTCGCCGCGAAGCCGTACGAAGAGCTGGTCCAGCTCATCCGTACGGGGCCGCCGCGCTTCTCGCCGTTCTCCCTCAAGCAGATCGACGAGGCGTCGAACGCGATCGAGTTCTACGTCCACACCGAGGACGTGCGCCGTGCCCGGCCGGACTGGGTGCCGCGGGTCCTCGACCCGGTCTTCCAGGACGCCCTGTGGTCCCGGCTCGAACGGGCGGCCCGGCTGATGGGCCGCGGCGCGCCCACCGGCCTGGTCCTGCGCCGCCCGGACGGCCAGACGGTCGTCGCCCACAAGGGCACCCCCGTGGTCACGGTCACCGGCGACCCCTCCGAGCTGGTCCTCTTCGCGCACGGCCGGCAGGGCGTGGCCGACGTGGAGGTGGACGGCGACAAGGACGCGATCGCCAAGCTCCAGGAGACGAAGCAGCTGGGTCTGTAG
- the hisI gene encoding phosphoribosyl-AMP cyclohydrolase, with protein sequence MTSTPTPSRPSGLDPEIAARLRRSADGLVPAIAQQYDTGEVLMLGWMDDEALHRTLTTGRCTYWSRSRQEYWVKGDTSGHFQWVRSVALDCDADTLLVKVDQVGAACHTGDRTCFDADVLLKDAGDAGGAGSGVPAVDQ encoded by the coding sequence ATGACCAGCACGCCCACGCCCAGCAGGCCCAGCGGCCTGGATCCCGAGATCGCCGCACGCCTCAGGCGCAGCGCCGACGGGCTCGTACCCGCCATCGCCCAGCAGTACGACACCGGTGAGGTGCTGATGCTCGGCTGGATGGACGACGAGGCGCTGCATCGCACGCTGACGACCGGCCGGTGCACCTACTGGTCGCGCAGCCGCCAGGAGTACTGGGTCAAGGGCGACACCTCCGGACACTTCCAGTGGGTCAGGTCCGTCGCCCTCGACTGCGACGCCGACACCCTGCTGGTCAAGGTCGACCAGGTGGGCGCCGCCTGCCACACCGGCGACCGCACCTGCTTCGACGCCGACGTGCTCCTCAAGGACGCCGGGGACGCAGGGGGCGCCGGTTCCGGCGTACCGGCCGTGGATCAGTAA